One window from the genome of Crassostrea angulata isolate pt1a10 chromosome 2, ASM2561291v2, whole genome shotgun sequence encodes:
- the LOC128171393 gene encoding histone-lysine N-methyltransferase PRDM7-like isoform X2: MQLKDLQRSLQELVNTDNDAARFCEDFQKYGEKSKSYTFIKNAKIPLHFDPEERANLTTPEGFRIELSTIPGAGFGGFTERFVPKHTILGSYEGLTHLHHREDDLYSWQVEKVDSEGVYMIDAGSPAHSNWLRWLNCAGNVEQENVVAVACAGLILYMTTRDIEPGSEMFVWYGDGYGDYLKINRVHPESDLQGIFNIRASILSFDEDDRTVYSDGTPVTFTNWVPEAASDFVDNEFGLVLTYNGSNWKWFPEKDYRYFTGPEGLHLPYVCEDKTTYNEDGVIDPEYTVEDEDSVTERIPEKVVPPVPGRGLLKPDVVCDHIV, from the exons ATGCAACTAAAA GATCTACAGCGATCACTGCAGGAACTGGTCAATACAGACAATGACGCCGCCAGAT TTTgtgaagattttcaaaaatacgGAGAAAAGTCCAAGTCGTATACATTCATAAAGAATGCCAAG ATTCCGCTGCACTTTGACCCAGAAGAGCGTGCCAATCTTACCACTCCCGAGGGGTTCCGAATAGAGCTGTCGACGATTCCTGGGGCGGGGTTTGGAGGGTTTACCGAGCGCTTTGTTCCTAAACACACAATCCTGGGGAGTTACGAAGGACTGACTCACCTCCACCACAGGGAAGACGACCTTTACTCATGGCAG GTAGAGAAGGTGGACTCCGAGGGCGTGTACATGATTGACGCCGGAAGCCCCGCCCATAGTAACTGGTTACGCTGGCTGAACTGCGCCGGAAACGTGGAACAGGAAAACGTGGTGGCGGTTGCGTGCGCAGGTCTGATTCTGTACATGACGACACGTGACATCGAGCCCGGAAGTGAGATGTTTGTGTGGTACGGGGATGGATACGGGGACTATCTCAAGATCAACAGGGTACATCCGG AGTCTGACCTCCAGGGAATATTCAACATCCGGGCCAGCATCCTGTCATTTGACGAGGACGACCGCACGGTATACAGTGACGGAACTCCAGTAACATTTACCAACTGGGTCCCGGAAGCAGCTTCAGACTTCGTGGACAACGAGTTCGGCCTCGTTCTGACGTACAACGGAAGTAACTGGAAGTGGTTTCCGGAGAAGGACTACCGATACTTTACCGGCCCTGAGGGTCTCCACCTCCCGTATGTGTGTGAGGACAAGACCACCTACAACGAGGACGGGGTTATCGACCCTGAGTACACGGTGGAAGACGAGGACTCGGTCACGGAGAGAATTCCGGAAAAAGTCGTGCCGCCCGTTCCGGGTCGGGGACTACTCAAACCGGACGTTGTGTGTGACCATAttgtttaa
- the LOC128171393 gene encoding uncharacterized protein LOC128171393 isoform X1 has protein sequence MQLLYLVIFVFIDLGSAGCRDGFVRVKDWCFSFNLRPTGLQETTNQCESQGAGLVTLDSAEKERALTQFIEDMRFFGIQQDRSDLQRSLQELVNTDNDAARFCEDFQKYGEKSKSYTFIKNAKIPLHFDPEERANLTTPEGFRIELSTIPGAGFGGFTERFVPKHTILGSYEGLTHLHHREDDLYSWQVEKVDSEGVYMIDAGSPAHSNWLRWLNCAGNVEQENVVAVACAGLILYMTTRDIEPGSEMFVWYGDGYGDYLKINRVHPESDLQGIFNIRASILSFDEDDRTVYSDGTPVTFTNWVPEAASDFVDNEFGLVLTYNGSNWKWFPEKDYRYFTGPEGLHLPYVCEDKTTYNEDGVIDPEYTVEDEDSVTERIPEKVVPPVPGRGLLKPDVVCDHIV, from the exons ATGCAGCTGCTATACCTTGTCATCTTTGTTTTTATTG ACTTGGGCTCCGCCGGATGTCGTGACGGCTTTGTTCGAGTCAAGGACTGGTGTTTCTCCTTCAACCTCCGCCCTACCGGGCTCCAGGAGACCACGAACCAGTGTGAGAGCCAGGGGGCGGGGCTCGTCACGCTCGACTCGGCGGAGAAAGAGCGGGCACTGACCCAGTTCATCGAAG ACATGCGGTTTTTTGGGATTCAGCAGGACAGGAGT GATCTACAGCGATCACTGCAGGAACTGGTCAATACAGACAATGACGCCGCCAGAT TTTgtgaagattttcaaaaatacgGAGAAAAGTCCAAGTCGTATACATTCATAAAGAATGCCAAG ATTCCGCTGCACTTTGACCCAGAAGAGCGTGCCAATCTTACCACTCCCGAGGGGTTCCGAATAGAGCTGTCGACGATTCCTGGGGCGGGGTTTGGAGGGTTTACCGAGCGCTTTGTTCCTAAACACACAATCCTGGGGAGTTACGAAGGACTGACTCACCTCCACCACAGGGAAGACGACCTTTACTCATGGCAG GTAGAGAAGGTGGACTCCGAGGGCGTGTACATGATTGACGCCGGAAGCCCCGCCCATAGTAACTGGTTACGCTGGCTGAACTGCGCCGGAAACGTGGAACAGGAAAACGTGGTGGCGGTTGCGTGCGCAGGTCTGATTCTGTACATGACGACACGTGACATCGAGCCCGGAAGTGAGATGTTTGTGTGGTACGGGGATGGATACGGGGACTATCTCAAGATCAACAGGGTACATCCGG AGTCTGACCTCCAGGGAATATTCAACATCCGGGCCAGCATCCTGTCATTTGACGAGGACGACCGCACGGTATACAGTGACGGAACTCCAGTAACATTTACCAACTGGGTCCCGGAAGCAGCTTCAGACTTCGTGGACAACGAGTTCGGCCTCGTTCTGACGTACAACGGAAGTAACTGGAAGTGGTTTCCGGAGAAGGACTACCGATACTTTACCGGCCCTGAGGGTCTCCACCTCCCGTATGTGTGTGAGGACAAGACCACCTACAACGAGGACGGGGTTATCGACCCTGAGTACACGGTGGAAGACGAGGACTCGGTCACGGAGAGAATTCCGGAAAAAGTCGTGCCGCCCGTTCCGGGTCGGGGACTACTCAAACCGGACGTTGTGTGTGACCATAttgtttaa